In Bos taurus isolate L1 Dominette 01449 registration number 42190680 breed Hereford chromosome 17, ARS-UCD2.0, whole genome shotgun sequence, the genomic window GACCCCAGCCCTTATCAGGAAGGTTCATGGAGCTCGAGGGCTGGAGCATATCAGGCCAtctgagggtggggggagggggctgtgaTGGCCCTGGGAAGTGTTGAGAGTGCACAGAAGAGCATCAGAGAGGTCTGGACGGGTTCAGCTACCAGCTGTGCTGGAGACAGAGCTTTCACACTGAGGAAGAGATGCTGAGTGGGACCAGCTGGCAGCTTCGGGTCAGCCCCAGGCTCACGGTTAAGTGCGACCACAGACCAACATTCTTTAATCATAAAGGCACTTGAGAACCCCTACAAAGCCAAAGTCTCCCCCGAGAGTCGTCTGCAGACAACACCCCCCGCTGCCCTCCACCCCCTGGTCCACAGCACTCAGAGCTCATCGTGGCCCCCAGGGGCCTCTGGGCTGGGCTTGATGAAGATGCCTTCCATGGCCTTCCACTTATTGTGGGCGCTGGCACTGGCCATGCCATGCACCTCATGCTGCCCCCGGATTGGGCTCCCGTACTGCTCGCCAGTGACCGACAGGAACACGGAGGTGCCCACGTGCTGGAAGCGCACGGCGGCCTCCCGCTCCCAGTGCTGCCCTGAGCAGCGCACGGTCCACAGGTCCAGGTCGTCCCCCTCGCCGTCCTCCCCAAAGGCGCTCACCTCCTGTGGGGGCAAACGGGGTGAGGACAGCGGTCGCGACGAAGGGAGCCCTGAGTCCCCTGTGGGCACCTGCCTGGCAGTGGCACTCACTTCCCCGTACGTCTCCCTGAGACTCAGCTTCCACAGCTGCCAACTGGGACCACCCCCCCCCCAGCCCCGAGTCCCCCCAACACGGGTTCTTCAAACACGTGCACACCCCATCTCACCTGCCTGGGTGGCGACCACTGGCCCCCAAGGAGTCAAGAcctccccgcctccctcctcGTCCAGTTCCTTCTGTCCTAAACGCTCTGACCTGCACTCAGCATCATGTCTGCCTCTCAGCCTGACAGCCAAGGCTCTATTATCTCATCCTTTTCTTTGGATAAGCCCCCAACCACCCTCTGTTCCAGCCCCACCGCCCTCCCAGCTCTGATGAACTCGCACACAGGCTCTTGCCCAGGCCTGGGAAGACGCCCATCTCCTCCCTGGATTCCTCCTCATCCTTCCAGGGCCGGCCTGAGTGCCTCCTCGCCGCGGAGTTTCCCATTCTCTACCGCAACAGCTGTGTGGATCCCCCTCCTGGGTCCAGCTCCCGCCCAGGAGTGGAGCTCTCCAGCCAGACGGCTCTTCCAGCTGTGTCCCTGCGGAGCTGAGGGCTCCAGGGGGTAGGCGCCGGTGGGGGTCATCTCTCTGTCCCCAGAGTGGGCGCCGGGCAAACGCTTGTAACTTGACgctcccatttcacagagaaaaGCTGGGGCTCTGAGCAGGTGCCCAGGCCCCGCGCTCACAAGCCAGGGGCGCTCACCTGGTTGTTGGTCAGCGGCGACGGGAAGTGGTGCGTGTGCAGGTTCTTGCCGGTGAGCACGTGCGTCAGCCTCACCGCTTGCCCGCAGCGCACCGGGGACCCGCGCGGACACTCGCCCTCCGTGCCGCCGCGGATCCGCCAGTAGCTGTTGGCGTCGTCGGACGCCTCCACACCGGTCACCGACTGCTGGCCGCTGCCTGGGGACGACACCCCATCCCCGGGGTGGCCGTCAACTTGGCAACGCCGACCCTCGCCCCGGACAACCTCCGCTTTCCCGACGACCTCGACCCTGGGACCCAACGGCTCCCCAAggcgctccccccaccccccgcccgccTCTGGTCGCACTCCCAGGTCCGCCGCTCCGAACGGCGTACCGACCGCGCCCTCGAAACTTCCGGCCTCCTGCCCTGAGGACCCCCAGCCCGCTGGCCCGCGGGGACCCAGCGCCCAGCCCGCCGTCgggcggccccggccccggcccgcgCACCGGATCCGTATTTGATGTCGTGCGAGTGCAGCCGCACCCGGTGCTGCGTGTTGAACAGCTTCAGCACCGACCCGCAGGTCACGAGCCCCGCGTCGCTCTTGGCGGCACGGCCCCCCGACAGCGAGAGGGCCAGCAGTATACCCAGCAGCGCCGGGCCCGCAGCTCGACCGCTGCCCGCGCTCCACATCGCCCCGGCCGGGGTCCGGCGACTCGGCCCGCGGTCGCTTCCGTCTCCGCCGCCGGCCAATCCGGACTCTGACAGGGCCCGCCGCAGCAGCCAATCGCCGGCCTGCACGGCGCTCCGCCTCTGCTGCCATTGGGTTCGCGCCGGAGAGACCCGCCCCCAGCTTCGGCGAGCGGCGGCTGGGAGGGCCCTGGCGACACGAGGAACGTTTTGACTGGTCCACGCCTCCGAGGGCTGACCAATGAGGATCCAGGGGAGGCCCAGGCGGCTCCCAGCCGCGGGAGTGCTGGATGCCAGGCGGCTGCCGGCTAGGGCGCCGCTCTAGCGCCCGCCGGGCTCAGTAACCCAGTTCACCCGATCACCTTGATCCCAGATCCCCTGGCCCTCAGTGATGGTGTCCCCCTCGGACCCCGGGTCCACAGCTGCAGGGGCTTGAGGTTGCTCGACTACTAGATTATGTGGTCACGAGTGGACACATGCTCCTTCAGTTCCTGGACCTAATCCTCCAGTCGCTCGACCACTGCCCCCTGACATTGGGTCACATTTAGTGTCCCTGGACCCTGGAGGTTCTGAATTCCCTAGGCCCTTCCTGGGCAGAATCTCATGGTCACTAGGCCACTgggcagcagagggcagcagGGAGCTGTGATACAGAGGCTAGCAGTCATCAGAAAACCCTGAGCTGCCTTGGGAACCCGGAGCCCTGGGAGACCAAATGACTGCGAACCAAGCCTGGGTGACTGTGTGTCCCAGGCTGGGGACTCACTGCCTTCTCAGAGAGCTGTCTGCTCAGTCCTGTAAGGCGGGAAACTTACACggctgtttatttattcattcgtGGAATATTCTTACCTTGACTTCTAGGCCCTTCAGTTCAGCCCAGCCCAGAAAACGGCTGACTGCTCAGCACTTGGGGCACCAGCaaagcagggagaaaaaaaaaaagtctgtgtttGATTAAATCATCCAGACATCCAGAATTTAGAATTCAGAAAATCCAGGATAGATTCATTTAAATTACAGCAATGGATTAGTTTTCGGTTTTCATATTCCCCCTGACTCGGTGCTGATCAGCGTGTGGGCtgttagttgcctgaccagggatcaaacccacgccccctgcggtggaagtgtggagtcgtaaccactgggccaccagggaagtcccagttttcAGGCTTAACATTGTCTTTATTTGGAATTCCATGTAGGACAAGGTGCCTTGATCTTTTCAACAACTCAGTGTCTAAAATGCTGTCTGCCCTGGATTTAGTAGACCCTGGCTTGGAGGGGCCTCCAACCCAGGCAGAGGGGCTAGAGTGCAATCCAGACACACCAACAAACATCTCAAATGTAGTATGACCAGACCAGAACTTGCAGCCTCTTTCCCACTGCTTCGACCCTAGTCTTCTGATTTTGAGTAATGCCACCCCTGTTCACAAATTCACAAGCTCTTCAAGCCCCAAACTGGGGACTCATCTTTGATTCCTCTCTTCACCACACCCCTCCCATCTACCCCAACGCATCTTGATGGCTCTGACTCCGAACAGCTTGGAAGGCATGTCTCCTGAGTCCCTGTCAGCACCCTAAACCAACGTACCCCATGTCCCCCTCCAGATATCTACCACACCGCTGAGATTTCCCTGCTACTGAGGCCCCTCCCAAGATATTCTCCACCCAAGAAAGTGGTTTTTCTTAAAAAGCATAAATCAGGTCACACGAGGTGCCTGCTGAAAGCTGCCAACGGCTTCCCACTGTGTTGGGACCAGACGACGGTGAGGACACAGCAGGTAATCTCCCCGCAAGGTGAAGACAGTGTCCAAAGACCAGCGCAGGCcatccctggcagtgcagtggttatgactcctgctgcttctgcagggggtgtggctttgatccctggtcagggagctaaaatcccacggcccccccaaaaaagcacATCGACTCCAGAACTGCTGCTTGGAATAAAGAGCTGTCTGCTGATCCAAGAGCAGCAGAGACCCCAGGGATAGAGTCAGGGAAGCCAACGTGCCTCTCCCTGAGGCCCTGGAGCTGCAGGGGCAGGGTCAGGGTGAGGATGCCAGGTTAGCCCTAGGaaggcagaggggaggagggtgcTGAGCTGGGGATACAGGATGGCCAGAAGCTCTGGGAGGGCCTTGGACGTGAGACCCTCCAACCAGGGTACCAGCCGAGTCCACAGACCCTTCGAGAGAGAGAGCTGTCCTGTTCTGCCCAGGGCCCCTACGGAAGGGGCAGCCAGTCCACAGCCTGACTGACCAGCAGAGGGCGTGTGTGTCCTGGCAGAGCCGCCCCTCTCTGGAAGGGGAAGCAATAATCCCAGGGGCAGTGTGTGGGTGGAGACAATGAGTcctaagaggcttccctggtggctcagctggtaaagaatctgcctgcaacgtgggagacctgggttcaatccctgggttgg contains:
- the SDF2L1 gene encoding stromal cell-derived factor 2-like protein 1 precursor; amino-acid sequence: MWSAGSGRAAGPALLGILLALSLSGGRAAKSDAGLVTCGSVLKLFNTQHRVRLHSHDIKYGSGSGQQSVTGVEASDDANSYWRIRGGTEGECPRGSPVRCGQAVRLTHVLTGKNLHTHHFPSPLTNNQEVSAFGEDGEGDDLDLWTVRCSGQHWEREAAVRFQHVGTSVFLSVTGEQYGSPIRGQHEVHGMASASAHNKWKAMEGIFIKPSPEAPGGHDEL